A part of Anaeromyxobacter diazotrophicus genomic DNA contains:
- a CDS encoding polyprenyl synthetase family protein yields MTSPFDIEDYLRRVSGRVDGHLRRIAADQKRQRPARLAEAIEYALLGGGKRLRPALVLASCEALGGDPGDDGLALRFALALEMIHTYSLVHDDLPAMDDDDLRRGRPTVHKAYDEATAVLVGDGLQSLAFRHLLGTGDPRAAALAALLADGALRMVQGQALDIGAEGRKLTEDEVLELMAAKTGALISAAVVGGAIAATGSPRGLEPVGRKLGLAFQIADDLLDLTGDAAALGKRVGKDQAAGKATLPSLVGVDEARRRAGAACDEALAVLAPLGAPAEALRALARFVVTRKR; encoded by the coding sequence GTGACCAGCCCCTTCGACATCGAGGACTACCTCCGGCGCGTCTCAGGGCGCGTGGACGGCCACCTGCGGCGCATCGCCGCCGACCAGAAGCGCCAGCGGCCCGCGCGCCTGGCCGAGGCGATCGAGTACGCCCTGCTCGGCGGCGGCAAGCGCCTGCGCCCGGCCCTCGTGCTCGCCTCCTGCGAGGCGCTCGGCGGCGACCCGGGCGACGACGGGCTCGCGCTGCGCTTCGCCCTCGCGCTGGAGATGATCCACACCTACTCGCTCGTCCACGACGACCTGCCGGCCATGGACGACGACGACCTGCGGCGCGGCCGCCCCACGGTGCACAAGGCGTACGACGAGGCGACCGCGGTGCTCGTCGGCGACGGGCTGCAGTCGCTGGCGTTCCGGCACCTGCTCGGGACGGGCGACCCGCGCGCCGCGGCGCTCGCGGCGCTGCTCGCGGACGGCGCGCTCCGCATGGTCCAGGGGCAGGCGCTCGACATCGGCGCGGAGGGGCGCAAGCTGACCGAGGACGAGGTGCTGGAGCTCATGGCCGCCAAGACCGGCGCCCTCATCTCGGCCGCGGTGGTGGGCGGCGCGATCGCGGCCACCGGCTCGCCGCGGGGGCTCGAGCCGGTGGGGCGGAAGCTCGGGCTGGCCTTCCAGATCGCCGACGACCTGCTCGACCTGACCGGCGACGCCGCCGCGCTCGGGAAGCGCGTCGGCAAGGACCAGGCGGCCGGCAAGGCGACCTTGCCCTCCCTGGTGGGCGTGGACGAGGCGCGGCGCCGCGCCGGCGCCGCCTGCGACGAGGCGCTGGCCGTCCTGGCGCCGCTCGGCGCGCCCGCCGAGGCGCTGCGCGCGCTGGCGCGGTTCGTCGTGACGCGGAAGAGGTGA